From Augochlora pura isolate Apur16 unplaced genomic scaffold, APUR_v2.2.1 APUR_unplaced_7486, whole genome shotgun sequence, a single genomic window includes:
- the LOC144478071 gene encoding uncharacterized protein LOC144478071 translates to MGIVRFSQLCDCPPKPPPKTLGQRLCGTLLFLLKSSIAAGLVYWTHAEGLWGSSEEVEDLYHRILATIAPTVTDEQICTEDVQTRVELFKQNVVQNYNRALYSTMRCIAGASSMLREQLQRVLPKQEENPEGASSDDS, encoded by the exons ATGGGTATCGTACGATTTTCACAGCTCTGCGACTGTCCGCCGAAACCACCGCCGAAGACACTTGGCCAGAGGCTTTGCGGCACATTGCTGTTTCTGTTGAAGAGCAGCATCGCGGCCGGCCTCGTTTACTGGACCCATGCCGAGGGATTATGGGGATCCAGCGAGGAAGTGGAGGATCTCTATCACCGGATACTGGCTACCATAGCGCCGACGGTTACCGACGAACAAATCTGCACCGAG GACGTGCAGACACGCGTGGAGCTGTTCAAGCAGAACGTGGTCCAGAATTACAATCGGGCGTTGTACTCGACGATGAGGTGTATCGCGGGCGCCTCGTCCATGCTGCGGGAACAACTTCAAAGGGTTCTGCCCAAACAGGAGGAGAATCCCGAAGGGGCGTCGTCGGACGACAGCTAG